The segment ATCGTTTTCGTCGCGCATCATACCGAGGCTTTCGAGGTCACCGAGGAAGAGTTCTTCCACAAGGGCGAATCGGGAGGCACGTTTATCTCGTCGGGCTACACGCGCGCGCTGCAGATAATCGCCGAGCGCTACCATCCGTCGCTGTGGAACGTCTATGCGTTCCACTGCTCGGACGGCGACAACTTCGATTCCGATAATCCCGCGGCGCTCAAGTCCGCCGAGGAGCTCTCGGAAATCTGCAATCTCTTCGGCTACGGCGAGATCAAACCGCTCGGCTCGCGATACTACGAATCTTCGATGCTCAACGTGTTCCGTCGCATCCAGGCACCCAATTTTCACACCGTGCTGATCGAACGCAAGGAAGATATCTGGCCATCGTTCAAGGCCTTCCTCGCGAAGGACAGGGTCAAGGAATGAGCACGCTCGAAATCGAAAAACAGCTTCGCTCTTCTAACTACGAACTCACCGACCTTGTCGAATGGGACAAGCTCATTCGCGAGAAGGTCGATGCGTTCGGACTCGACTGCTATCCGCAGGAGTTCGAGCTCTGCGACCACGTCGGGATGCTCGGCTACATGGCCTACTCCGGGATGCCGTCGCATTACCCGCACTGGTCCTACGGCAAATCGTACGAAAAGCTGAAGACGCTTTACGATCACGGCGTCAGCGGCCTGCCCTACGAGATGGTCATCAACTCGAGCCCGGCCATCGCCTACCTGATGCGCGATAACACCTTGTTACTGCAGATCCTGACCATCGCGCACGTCTACGGGCACAACGACTTTTTCAAAAACAATTTCACCTACAAATCGACACGCGCCGAGCTGACGGTTGAAACCTTCAAGGCGCATGCGCTCCGCGTGCGGCGCTATGTCGAAGATCCGTCGATCGGCGTCGAGAAGGTCGAGCGCATCCTCGATGCCGCTCACGCGCTGTCATGGCAATGCCGCCGCAACCTGGCAATCCGCAAGCTCGATCGCAAGGAGCAGATCGATCGCGCCGTCGAAGCCGGTCAGCCGCGCTACGATCCATTCCAGAAAATCCATGCGCGCCAAGACGTCAGCGTCGCCGACCTGCACAAGGTCCCGCTCGAGCCTGACGAAGACCTGCTGCTCTTCATCCGCGATCACAATCCCTTTCTCGCCGAATGGGAAAAGGATCTCCTCACCATCGTCGACGAAGAAGCCAAGTACTTCATCCCGATGATGGAAACCAAGATCATGAACGAAGGATGGGCCAGCTACTGGCACCATCGCATCGTCGAGTCGCTCGCGCTCGAGCAGGGCCTGCACCTCGAGTTTATCGTGCGCCACAACCAGGTTGTGCGCCCGATCCCCGGCCAGATAAATCCGTATCACCTGGGCCTCAAGGTCTGGGAAGATATCTACCGGCGCTGGACCAATCCGACCAAGGAAGAGATCAAGCGCGACGGCGCTCCGACCAAGAGCGGCGACGAAAAGCTCTTCGAGGTGCGCGAGGCCGAGCGCGACTCATCGTTTTTGCGCCGCTATCTCACCGCGGAACTGATCCGCGAGATGGACATCTTCGAGTACGAATCGCGCGGCGATGAACTGGTTGTGAGCAAGGTCGGCGACGACGACGGATGGCGCGAGGTCAAGGAAACGCTGATCAAGGGCGTCGGCACCAACTCGATCCCGGTGATCAAGGTCGAAGACGCCGACTTCGGCCAGGCCCGCACGCTCTACTGCAAGCACTATCACGACGGGCGCGACCTGCTGCTGGAATATGCCGAGAAAACGATCAGCTACCTGCAACGCCTATGGGGCCGCGAAGTAGTCCTCGAAACCACGGTCGACGGTAAACGCTCGCTGCTGTGTTGCAACGAAAGAGGCTTCTCCGTCCGCGCGCTAAAGTAGTTTTGTCGGCTCCCTCTCCTCTTCTCTGAATCCCTCTCCTTATCTTGGGAGAGGGCAAGGGAGAGGTCCGACGCTGGAGACCTCGCACCCGCCGCACTTCGACGACAATTTGCGCGCTAATACTGATCCTGCGGCGGCGGGTTTCCCTGGCGAATTTTGCCGATCGGCACCTTGCCCGTGCTTTCGACCTCAGCCTGCAGCTGCCGATCCGCTTCAGGTGTGAGCGGCGTCAACGTTCCTTCGTACTCTACTTCGGCGAGCGGCTCCGAAATTCCGGTGATATAGAAATCGACGCGCTGAACGCCTTCCAATTCGTTGTTCGAGGTCAGCCGGATGCTGAGCTTATTCACCTGCCGCAGCGCCGGCCGCGTGCTGATGTCAAGGCTCTGTACGGTCA is part of the Candidatus Binataceae bacterium genome and harbors:
- a CDS encoding SpoVR family protein; its protein translation is MSTLEIEKQLRSSNYELTDLVEWDKLIREKVDAFGLDCYPQEFELCDHVGMLGYMAYSGMPSHYPHWSYGKSYEKLKTLYDHGVSGLPYEMVINSSPAIAYLMRDNTLLLQILTIAHVYGHNDFFKNNFTYKSTRAELTVETFKAHALRVRRYVEDPSIGVEKVERILDAAHALSWQCRRNLAIRKLDRKEQIDRAVEAGQPRYDPFQKIHARQDVSVADLHKVPLEPDEDLLLFIRDHNPFLAEWEKDLLTIVDEEAKYFIPMMETKIMNEGWASYWHHRIVESLALEQGLHLEFIVRHNQVVRPIPGQINPYHLGLKVWEDIYRRWTNPTKEEIKRDGAPTKSGDEKLFEVREAERDSSFLRRYLTAELIREMDIFEYESRGDELVVSKVGDDDGWREVKETLIKGVGTNSIPVIKVEDADFGQARTLYCKHYHDGRDLLLEYAEKTISYLQRLWGREVVLETTVDGKRSLLCCNERGFSVRALK